Proteins found in one Herbiconiux sp. A18JL235 genomic segment:
- a CDS encoding LLM class flavin-dependent oxidoreductase has product MARPQHFGWFLSRGFGPHGWGHPYLDWDYRWAGPELYQQSVRTLEQAGFDLVIIEDALSLGNASTLDLRIRSAYGGPKHDPLLLAPYLFDVTQHIGIAPTVNPLAYSPYQAARQFATLQHLSDSRFGINVVTDVGSSRHFGVDPLDHDGAYDRAEEWLGAIKRLWGSWGAEGLVADASTGHFADGSKLDAFSHRGEHFSFDGPLNALPFGGGGSEALSGDPIVVSPGGSPRGLGFAGANSQVQLALASLDVDTVRAYRAKVLAAAAAAGRGPADIDVLFVFKPIVVSSTEEAQRLVDASEHPSDETLQAIALGQSSDLETDLTGLDLDRPLDPAIFGDHVSRGTIKGLLGRFESFDDVPLRDLLTAKAKLGRISSREGYVGTADEIADFIEEIGDDADNDGFIFSGDLHPVTVHRMLDELVPVLRRRGILRRSYGGGGLRGNLRDF; this is encoded by the coding sequence GTGGCGCGGCCGCAGCACTTCGGCTGGTTCCTCTCGCGAGGGTTCGGGCCGCACGGGTGGGGGCATCCGTACCTCGACTGGGACTACCGCTGGGCCGGCCCCGAGCTCTACCAGCAGTCGGTGCGCACGCTCGAGCAGGCCGGGTTCGACCTCGTCATCATCGAAGACGCGCTCTCGCTCGGCAACGCGTCGACGCTCGACCTGCGCATCCGCAGCGCCTACGGCGGGCCGAAGCACGACCCGCTGCTGCTCGCGCCGTACCTGTTCGACGTCACCCAGCACATCGGCATTGCGCCCACGGTGAACCCGCTCGCCTACTCGCCCTATCAGGCGGCGCGGCAGTTCGCGACGCTGCAGCACCTCAGCGACAGCCGGTTCGGCATCAACGTCGTGACGGATGTGGGGTCGTCACGGCACTTCGGGGTCGACCCGCTCGACCATGACGGGGCGTACGACCGGGCCGAGGAGTGGCTCGGGGCGATCAAGCGTCTCTGGGGGAGCTGGGGTGCGGAGGGCCTGGTGGCGGATGCGTCGACCGGCCACTTCGCCGACGGGTCGAAGCTCGACGCCTTCTCGCACCGCGGGGAGCACTTCTCGTTCGACGGGCCGCTGAACGCGCTGCCGTTCGGGGGAGGCGGCTCGGAGGCGCTGTCGGGCGACCCGATCGTGGTGTCGCCCGGCGGGTCGCCGCGCGGGCTCGGGTTCGCGGGCGCGAACTCGCAGGTGCAGCTCGCGCTGGCCTCGCTCGACGTCGACACCGTGCGGGCCTACCGGGCCAAGGTGCTCGCAGCGGCCGCTGCTGCCGGCCGCGGGCCGGCCGACATCGACGTCCTGTTCGTGTTCAAGCCGATCGTGGTGTCGAGCACCGAAGAGGCGCAGCGCCTCGTCGACGCCTCCGAGCACCCGTCTGACGAGACGCTGCAGGCCATCGCGCTCGGACAGTCGAGCGACCTCGAGACCGACCTCACCGGCCTCGACCTCGACCGGCCGCTCGACCCTGCGATCTTCGGAGACCACGTCTCGCGCGGCACCATCAAGGGCCTGCTCGGCAGGTTCGAGAGCTTCGACGACGTGCCCCTCCGCGACCTCCTCACCGCCAAGGCCAAGCTCGGCCGCATCTCCTCCCGCGAGGGCTACGTGGGCACCGCCGACGAGATCGCCGACTTCATCGAGGAGATCGGAGACGACGCCGACAACGACGGCTTCATCTTCTCGGGCGACCTCCACCCCGTGACCGTGCACCGGATGCTCGACGAACTCGTGCCCGTGCTGCGGCGGCGCGGAATCCTCCGGCGGTCGTACGGTGGCGGCGGGCTGCGCGGGAACTTGCGGGACTTCTGA
- a CDS encoding glycoside hydrolase family 1 protein, which translates to MTTAFPPGFLWGSATAAAQIEGAAFEDGKEASVWDTFARVPGAVLNGDTLDVAVDHYHRVPEDVALMKALGLHSYRFSTSWARIRPADRYTNQAGLDFYSKLVDELLGAGILPWLTLYHWDLPQALEEQGGWANRDTAHRFAEYAEVVYDALGDRVEHWTTFNEPFCSSLLGYASGVHAPGRQEPAAAIAAVHHQHLGHGLAVARLRELGAQNLGITLNLTNAVPADPNDPVDLDAARRLDSLNNRIFLDPLLRGEYPADVVDDLAAVGIDLSTGGPLVQEGDLEIIAQPLDFLGVNHYHDDQVSGHPIEQPADPSVVPVDPHAVAGGLPAKSPFVGSEFLTFPLRGLPLTGMGWEVHPAGLRTLLVRLGHEYDTLPPLYVTENGAAYDDEVAADGAIHDVERTAYIRDHIEAVSEAIADGADVRGYFVWSLLDNFEWAWGYGKRFGIVRVDYDTLVRTPKDSAKAYAEVISRADAAAGATDAVS; encoded by the coding sequence ATGACCACCGCATTCCCCCCTGGTTTCCTCTGGGGATCCGCCACCGCAGCCGCCCAGATCGAGGGCGCGGCCTTCGAAGACGGCAAGGAGGCCTCGGTGTGGGACACGTTCGCACGCGTGCCCGGTGCGGTGCTGAACGGCGACACCCTCGACGTCGCCGTCGACCACTACCATCGGGTTCCCGAAGACGTCGCGCTCATGAAGGCGCTGGGTCTGCACTCGTACCGGTTCTCGACCAGCTGGGCGCGCATCCGCCCCGCAGACCGGTACACCAACCAGGCCGGCCTCGACTTCTACTCGAAGCTCGTCGACGAGCTGCTGGGCGCCGGCATCCTGCCCTGGCTCACGCTCTACCACTGGGACCTGCCGCAGGCGCTCGAGGAGCAGGGCGGCTGGGCGAACCGCGACACCGCGCACCGCTTCGCCGAGTACGCCGAGGTCGTCTACGACGCGCTCGGCGACCGGGTCGAGCACTGGACCACCTTCAACGAGCCGTTCTGCTCGTCGCTGCTCGGCTACGCCTCGGGGGTGCACGCGCCCGGGCGGCAGGAGCCGGCCGCCGCGATCGCCGCGGTGCACCACCAGCACCTCGGGCACGGCCTCGCCGTCGCCCGCCTGCGCGAGCTCGGGGCGCAGAACCTCGGCATCACGCTGAATCTCACCAACGCCGTTCCCGCCGACCCGAACGACCCGGTCGACCTCGACGCCGCGCGCCGGCTCGACTCGCTCAACAACCGCATCTTCCTCGACCCGCTGCTGCGCGGCGAGTACCCGGCCGACGTCGTCGACGACCTCGCCGCGGTCGGCATCGACCTCTCCACCGGCGGCCCGCTCGTGCAGGAGGGCGACCTTGAGATCATCGCGCAGCCCCTCGACTTCCTGGGCGTGAACCACTACCACGACGACCAGGTGAGCGGCCACCCGATCGAGCAGCCCGCAGACCCCTCGGTCGTGCCGGTCGACCCCCACGCGGTCGCGGGGGGCCTGCCCGCGAAGTCGCCCTTCGTGGGCTCGGAGTTCCTCACCTTCCCGCTGCGCGGCCTCCCCCTCACCGGCATGGGCTGGGAGGTGCACCCCGCCGGGCTCCGCACCCTGCTCGTGCGGCTCGGCCACGAGTACGACACCCTGCCGCCGCTCTACGTCACCGAGAACGGCGCCGCCTACGACGACGAGGTGGCCGCCGACGGCGCCATCCACGATGTCGAGCGCACCGCATACATCCGCGATCACATCGAGGCGGTCTCCGAAGCCATCGCCGACGGCGCCGACGTGCGCGGCTACTTCGTCTGGTCGCTGCTCGACAACTTCGAGTGGGCCTGGGGCTACGGCAAGCGCTTCGGCATCGTGCGGGTCGACTACGACACCCTCGTGCGCACGCCGAAAGACAGCGCGAAGGCGTACGCGGAGGTCATCAGCCGAGCGGATGCTGCGGCGGGCGCGACCGATGCCGTCTCGTAA
- a CDS encoding aldo/keto reductase: protein MSTETSPATPAAASGTFAIGGDLSVNRLGFGTMQLTGPGVWGEPADRTGAIAVLRRAVELGVTLIDTADAYGPFVTDGLIREALHPYADDVTIATKVGFTRQGPHAWTPLGRPEYLRQQTELNLRHLGVDRIDLLQLHRIDPKVPLDDQIGELAALQSEGKVRHIGLSEVTVDEVEAARAVAPIASVQNLFNLSNRRASELLDYSGAEGIAFIPWFPLATGELAGEGSALASLAAAHGSTPGQLALAWLLHRSPVMLPIPGTSSVAHLEENVAAAGIRLSDDEFAALTALD from the coding sequence ATGAGCACCGAGACCTCTCCCGCCACACCCGCTGCCGCATCGGGCACCTTCGCCATCGGGGGCGACCTGTCCGTGAACCGTCTGGGCTTCGGCACCATGCAGCTCACCGGCCCGGGCGTCTGGGGCGAACCAGCTGACCGCACCGGGGCCATCGCCGTGCTGCGACGCGCCGTCGAGCTCGGCGTGACACTCATCGACACCGCGGATGCCTACGGGCCGTTCGTGACCGACGGCCTGATCCGCGAGGCCCTCCACCCCTACGCCGACGACGTCACCATCGCCACGAAGGTCGGTTTCACCCGCCAGGGTCCGCACGCGTGGACCCCGCTCGGCCGCCCCGAGTACCTGCGCCAGCAGACCGAGCTGAACCTGCGCCATCTCGGCGTCGACCGCATCGACCTGCTGCAGCTGCACCGCATCGATCCGAAGGTGCCGCTCGACGACCAGATCGGCGAGCTCGCGGCGCTTCAGAGCGAGGGCAAGGTGCGGCACATCGGGCTTTCGGAGGTCACTGTCGACGAGGTCGAGGCAGCTCGCGCCGTCGCCCCGATCGCCTCGGTGCAGAACCTCTTCAATCTCTCGAACCGCCGTGCGTCGGAGCTCCTCGACTACTCGGGCGCGGAGGGCATCGCGTTCATTCCGTGGTTCCCGCTCGCCACCGGCGAGCTCGCGGGTGAGGGCTCGGCACTGGCCTCGCTCGCTGCCGCCCACGGATCGACACCGGGTCAGCTGGCCCTGGCCTGGTTGCTGCACCGTTCGCCCGTGATGCTGCCGATCCCGGGGACATCCTCGGTCGCGCACCTCGAGGAGAACGTGGCTGCTGCAGGCATCCGTCTCTCCGACGACGAGTTCGCAGCCCTCACCGCCCTCGACTGA
- a CDS encoding nuclear transport factor 2 family protein, whose protein sequence is MSKHLANDELPEAARGFVAGWQAGDERAVEALFVEDAVVSDEGHTYRGRGEIRDWIDKAIHLFSTTLTFLRGREVDEMVGATYRLEGDFPGGVVELEYQFTLDDDGLIEHLVFAPAAV, encoded by the coding sequence ATGAGCAAGCACCTGGCGAACGACGAACTCCCGGAAGCAGCGCGCGGCTTCGTCGCGGGCTGGCAGGCCGGCGACGAACGCGCAGTGGAGGCGCTCTTCGTCGAGGACGCAGTCGTGTCCGACGAGGGCCACACCTACCGCGGGCGCGGGGAGATCCGAGACTGGATCGACAAGGCGATCCACCTCTTCTCCACGACCCTCACCTTCCTTCGCGGGCGCGAGGTCGACGAGATGGTGGGCGCGACGTATCGCCTCGAGGGCGACTTCCCGGGCGGAGTGGTCGAGCTGGAGTATCAGTTCACGCTCGACGACGACGGTCTGATCGAGCATCTCGTCTTCGCACCGGCCGCCGTCTGA
- a CDS encoding LacI family DNA-binding transcriptional regulator: MKNTGGVPTLEMVAAVAGVSRATVSRVVNGSTSVAPEAAAAVHAAVAELNYVPNRVARSLASRRTDVIALIVPESTSTVFADPFFAPVVRGVARALSDTDYTLNLLIASEARPEKTRRYLLGGNVDGALVVSHHAEDHSYVGLGDSLPIVFGGRPVNPELADAHYVDVDNQASARLATSHLVDIGRHRIAHIAGRQDMPAGIDRLTGWRSVVTGDSAPRPDELVEFGDFTQESGAVAMQRLLDRATGGPLAFDAVFVANDQMAAGAIRVLHERGLSVPGDVAVVGYDDDTFASTLTPPLTTVHQPSADLGARMAEVLVARLAGRNPPRHTLIPTHLVVRASA, encoded by the coding sequence ATGAAGAACACGGGGGGCGTGCCGACGCTCGAGATGGTCGCCGCCGTCGCGGGGGTCTCGAGGGCGACGGTCTCGCGGGTCGTGAACGGGTCGACGAGCGTCGCCCCCGAGGCCGCGGCGGCCGTGCACGCGGCGGTCGCCGAGCTGAACTACGTGCCGAACCGGGTGGCGCGGTCGCTGGCGAGCCGGCGCACCGATGTCATCGCGCTGATCGTTCCCGAGTCGACCTCGACGGTGTTCGCCGACCCGTTCTTCGCGCCCGTGGTGCGCGGGGTGGCGCGGGCGCTCAGCGACACCGACTACACGCTCAACCTGCTCATCGCGTCGGAGGCCCGGCCCGAGAAGACCCGCCGCTACCTGCTCGGCGGCAACGTCGACGGGGCGCTCGTGGTGTCGCACCACGCCGAGGACCACTCCTACGTCGGGCTCGGCGACTCGTTGCCGATCGTGTTCGGCGGCCGCCCGGTGAACCCCGAGCTCGCCGATGCGCACTACGTCGACGTCGACAACCAGGCGAGCGCGCGTCTCGCCACCAGCCATCTGGTCGACATCGGGCGGCACCGCATCGCCCACATCGCCGGCCGTCAGGACATGCCCGCCGGCATCGACCGCCTCACGGGGTGGCGGTCGGTCGTGACGGGCGACTCCGCACCGAGACCCGACGAGCTCGTCGAGTTCGGCGACTTCACCCAGGAGTCGGGGGCCGTGGCGATGCAGCGCCTGCTCGATCGCGCAACCGGCGGCCCTCTCGCGTTCGACGCCGTCTTCGTGGCGAACGACCAGATGGCGGCGGGCGCGATCCGCGTGCTGCACGAGCGCGGACTCTCCGTGCCGGGCGATGTCGCCGTCGTCGGCTACGACGACGACACGTTCGCCTCCACTCTCACCCCGCCGCTCACCACGGTGCACCAGCCCTCCGCCGACCTCGGCGCCCGCATGGCCGAGGTGCTCGTCGCACGCCTCGCCGGGCGCAACCCGCCCCGTCACACGCTCATCCCGACGCATCTGGTGGTGCGCGCCTCCGCTTGA
- a CDS encoding GNAT family N-acetyltransferase, whose product MTSTSISNDVRQNRYTISLDDQVAGFADYRLEGHRIVFTRTEVDPAKRQGGLAGRLVEFALDDVRTSSDLTVVPQCSFVAHFIDQHPDYQELVDRG is encoded by the coding sequence GTGACGAGCACCTCGATCAGCAACGACGTCCGCCAGAACCGCTACACCATCTCCCTCGACGACCAGGTCGCCGGCTTTGCCGACTACCGCCTCGAGGGGCACCGCATCGTGTTCACCCGCACTGAGGTCGACCCCGCCAAGCGCCAGGGCGGCCTGGCCGGGCGCCTCGTCGAGTTCGCGCTCGACGACGTGCGCACCTCGAGCGACCTCACCGTCGTTCCGCAGTGCAGCTTCGTCGCCCACTTCATCGACCAGCACCCCGACTATCAGGAGCTCGTCGACCGCGGTTGA
- a CDS encoding site-specific DNA-methyltransferase: MAAGARGEGLLFHADNLDVLARFADASFTLVYLDPPFNTGRPQERRPTTSTRVLPAVGGETDAAAAEPRQGRVTGFKGQRYDRIRGDLLRYDDRFDDYWGFLEPRIVEAWRLLADDGTLYLHLDYREAHYAKVLLDALFGRECFLNEIIWAYDYGAKSRRRWPTKHDTILVYVKNPKAYHFDSEEVDREPYMAPGLVTAERAARGKLPTDVWWHTIVSPTGREKTGYPTQKPEGILRRIVQASSREGDWVLDFFAGSGTTGAVASALGRNYVLVDHSADAVRVMRERLPGARAL, encoded by the coding sequence ATGGCGGCCGGGGCGCGCGGCGAGGGCTTGCTGTTCCATGCCGACAACCTCGACGTGCTCGCCCGTTTCGCCGACGCATCCTTCACCCTCGTGTACCTCGACCCACCGTTCAACACGGGGCGTCCGCAGGAGCGTCGGCCCACCACCTCGACGCGGGTGCTGCCCGCCGTCGGCGGGGAGACGGATGCGGCTGCCGCCGAACCGAGGCAGGGTCGCGTGACGGGGTTCAAGGGTCAGCGCTACGACCGCATCCGGGGCGACCTGCTGCGCTACGACGACCGCTTCGACGACTACTGGGGCTTTCTCGAACCGCGCATCGTGGAGGCGTGGCGGCTGCTCGCCGACGACGGAACGCTGTACCTGCACCTCGACTACCGGGAGGCGCACTACGCGAAGGTGCTGCTCGACGCGCTGTTCGGGCGGGAGTGCTTTCTCAACGAGATCATCTGGGCCTACGACTACGGGGCGAAGTCGAGGCGGCGGTGGCCGACGAAGCACGACACGATCCTGGTGTACGTGAAGAATCCGAAGGCGTACCACTTCGACTCGGAGGAGGTCGACCGCGAGCCCTACATGGCGCCGGGCCTCGTGACCGCCGAGCGGGCGGCGCGGGGCAAGCTGCCCACCGACGTGTGGTGGCACACCATCGTGTCGCCCACGGGGCGCGAGAAGACGGGGTATCCGACGCAGAAGCCGGAGGGCATCCTGCGGCGCATCGTGCAGGCGTCGAGCCGCGAGGGCGACTGGGTGCTCGACTTCTTCGCCGGCAGCGGCACGACGGGCGCGGTGGCGTCGGCGCTCGGGCGCAACTACGTGCTCGTCGACCACAGCGCCGACGCGGTGCGCGTGATGCGCGAGCGCCTGCCGGGGGCGCGCGCCCTGTAG
- a CDS encoding TIGR03617 family F420-dependent LLM class oxidoreductase — MSDAVQQPANPSHSEPAPEPGPAPTPEPAPFAIDGGGDVSSDPLQLEAAVVAAEAAGFDGALGVELKHDPFVGLALAARATERIRLTSSIAVAFARNPMNTAVLANDLQLISRGRFVLGLGSQVRPHIERRFSMPWSRPAARMREYVRALHAIQESWATGSRLSFSGEFYTHTLMPPMFSPGPNPFGAPCITLAAVGPGMAEVAGEVADGMLAHPFTTRRYLEQVSLPAVARGRAAAGSGAGAAGGTGTGAPSARPAFEVSLPAFIAIGRDEAEVAAARTAVKKQIAFYGSTPTYLPVLELHGWESVHEQLHRGSLRGEWDAMGDLVTDEMFDAFAVAGSAAEVASALTARYSGLVQRLSFSAPYPVAPELWRELLTALRAT, encoded by the coding sequence ATGTCCGATGCCGTGCAGCAGCCCGCGAACCCGTCCCACTCCGAGCCGGCGCCCGAGCCCGGGCCCGCGCCGACACCCGAGCCCGCGCCGTTCGCGATCGACGGGGGCGGCGACGTCTCGAGCGACCCGCTCCAGCTCGAGGCCGCCGTGGTCGCCGCCGAGGCCGCCGGCTTCGACGGGGCGCTCGGCGTCGAGCTGAAGCACGACCCCTTCGTGGGGCTGGCGCTGGCGGCACGGGCGACGGAGCGCATCCGGCTCACCAGCTCGATCGCCGTGGCGTTCGCCCGCAACCCCATGAACACGGCGGTGCTCGCGAACGACCTGCAGCTCATCTCGCGCGGACGCTTCGTGCTCGGCCTCGGCTCGCAGGTGAGGCCGCACATCGAGCGCCGGTTCTCGATGCCGTGGTCGCGGCCGGCGGCGCGCATGCGCGAGTACGTGCGGGCGCTGCACGCCATCCAGGAGTCCTGGGCGACGGGGTCGCGCCTGTCGTTCTCGGGCGAGTTCTACACGCACACCCTCATGCCGCCCATGTTCAGCCCCGGCCCGAACCCGTTCGGCGCGCCGTGCATCACCCTCGCTGCGGTCGGGCCCGGCATGGCCGAGGTGGCCGGCGAGGTCGCCGACGGGATGCTCGCACACCCCTTCACGACACGTCGCTATCTCGAGCAGGTGAGCCTGCCCGCCGTGGCGCGGGGGCGCGCTGCGGCGGGGTCGGGCGCAGGCGCGGCGGGCGGCACGGGCACAGGCGCGCCGAGCGCTCGACCCGCCTTCGAGGTCAGCCTCCCTGCCTTCATCGCGATCGGCCGCGACGAGGCCGAGGTCGCCGCAGCGCGCACCGCCGTGAAGAAGCAGATTGCCTTCTACGGCTCGACCCCCACCTACCTGCCCGTGCTCGAACTCCACGGCTGGGAGTCGGTGCACGAGCAGCTGCACCGCGGCTCGCTCCGCGGCGAGTGGGATGCGATGGGCGACCTCGTCACCGACGAGATGTTCGACGCCTTCGCCGTCGCGGGCTCCGCGGCCGAGGTCGCCTCCGCCCTCACCGCCCGCTACAGCGGCCTCGTGCAGCGCCTCTCCTTCAGCGCCCCCTACCCCGTCGCCCCCGAGCTTTGGAGGGAGTTGCTCACCGCACTTCGCGCAACATGA
- a CDS encoding MarR family winged helix-turn-helix transcriptional regulator: MDDNAKSPGRRALQAGDFPYRSELLANLSALILLWDSPALQGEILAKTGESLDQQSHATLRHLLAWGPMRPTALAEVLDTGASHISKIVRRLEGDGLVERTTDPSDGRATLIRLTDAGEEAARGVYALGDRMINEVLQEWSPADVRRYTALTERFVKDAIESATRMLERGLLPPKP; encoded by the coding sequence ATGGACGACAACGCGAAGAGCCCCGGCCGTCGAGCGCTGCAGGCGGGCGACTTCCCCTATCGTTCCGAGCTGCTCGCGAACCTCAGTGCACTCATCCTGCTCTGGGACTCACCGGCCCTGCAGGGCGAGATCCTCGCCAAGACCGGCGAGAGCCTCGACCAGCAGTCCCACGCGACGCTCCGCCATCTGCTCGCCTGGGGACCGATGCGGCCGACGGCGCTCGCCGAGGTGCTCGACACCGGTGCGTCGCACATCAGCAAGATCGTGCGCCGGCTCGAGGGCGACGGGCTGGTGGAGCGCACGACCGACCCGTCCGACGGTCGCGCCACCCTCATCCGCCTCACCGACGCGGGGGAGGAGGCGGCGCGCGGCGTCTACGCGCTGGGCGACCGGATGATCAACGAGGTTCTGCAGGAGTGGTCGCCCGCCGATGTGCGCCGGTACACCGCTCTCACCGAGCGATTCGTCAAAGACGCGATCGAGTCGGCGACGCGGATGCTCGAACGAGGCCTGTTGCCGCCGAAGCCCTGA
- a CDS encoding O-acetylhomoserine aminocarboxypropyltransferase/cysteine synthase family protein, protein MTEHTAIRPAGFATRQVHAGRAPGAGAGTVNPRATPIYLTAGFEFDDFAQARDRFGGAEDGFTYTRIGNPTTSSAERRIAALEGGIDAILVGSGQAAVASAVLGLLQAGDHLVSASSIYEGSRGLFLDNFGRLGIDTSFVVDANDAAEWERAIRPTTRALFVESIPNPKNDLVDIALVAEVAHRHGIPLIVDNTFATPYLQRPLEHGADVVVHSASKFLAGHGSVLGGVIVSGSAFDWAVTDARGPLFPHLAEPAHALGGRSYVERFGASAFITYVRDVVVSRFGPTPSPLNAFLIEQGIETLSLRVDRQSRSALAIARWLEHQPGVESVDYSGLESSPFHALAERYLPDGQGSVFAFTLAGGAAAAEVFFDSVELFTRMTHLGDVRSLIIHPASTTHAHRTAEQLAEAGIAPGLVRLSIGVEDVDDLVDDLARGLAAVRGAGLVPDARGVAAGPDARGADVASVDLTAENRGAGENDDARAAHDGGGADEARDGSALVHEAA, encoded by the coding sequence ATGACCGAGCACACCGCCATCCGACCCGCCGGGTTCGCCACGCGTCAGGTGCACGCCGGCCGCGCCCCGGGTGCGGGGGCGGGCACCGTGAACCCCCGCGCGACCCCCATCTACCTCACCGCCGGCTTCGAGTTCGACGACTTCGCGCAGGCCCGCGACCGCTTCGGCGGCGCCGAGGACGGCTTCACCTACACGCGCATCGGCAACCCCACCACCTCCTCGGCCGAGCGGCGCATCGCCGCACTGGAGGGCGGGATCGACGCCATCCTGGTGGGCAGCGGGCAGGCTGCGGTGGCCTCGGCGGTGCTCGGGCTGCTGCAGGCGGGCGACCACCTCGTCTCGGCGTCGAGCATCTACGAGGGCTCGCGCGGGCTGTTCCTCGACAACTTCGGGCGCCTCGGCATCGACACCTCGTTCGTCGTCGATGCGAACGACGCCGCCGAGTGGGAGCGGGCCATCCGGCCCACCACCCGGGCGCTCTTCGTGGAGTCGATCCCGAACCCGAAGAACGATCTCGTCGACATCGCCCTCGTGGCCGAGGTGGCGCACCGGCACGGCATCCCGCTCATCGTCGACAACACCTTCGCCACCCCCTACCTGCAGCGGCCGCTCGAGCACGGGGCCGACGTCGTCGTGCACTCGGCGAGCAAGTTCCTCGCCGGCCACGGCTCGGTGCTCGGCGGCGTGATCGTGTCGGGCTCGGCCTTCGACTGGGCGGTGACGGATGCGCGGGGCCCGCTCTTCCCGCATCTGGCCGAACCGGCGCACGCGCTGGGCGGGCGGAGCTATGTCGAGCGCTTCGGCGCGTCGGCCTTCATCACCTATGTGCGCGACGTCGTGGTGTCGCGGTTCGGGCCGACACCGTCGCCGCTCAACGCCTTCCTCATCGAGCAGGGCATCGAGACGCTCTCGCTGCGGGTCGACCGGCAGTCGCGGAGCGCGCTCGCCATCGCCCGCTGGCTCGAGCATCAGCCGGGCGTGGAGTCGGTCGACTACTCCGGACTCGAGTCGAGCCCCTTCCACGCGCTCGCCGAGCGGTACCTGCCCGACGGGCAGGGCTCGGTGTTCGCCTTCACCCTCGCCGGGGGCGCGGCGGCGGCCGAGGTGTTCTTCGACTCGGTCGAGCTGTTCACGCGCATGACGCACCTCGGCGACGTGCGCTCGCTCATCATCCACCCGGCCTCCACGACGCACGCCCACCGCACGGCCGAGCAGCTCGCCGAGGCGGGCATCGCGCCGGGGCTCGTGCGGCTGTCGATCGGGGTGGAAGACGTCGACGACCTCGTCGACGATCTCGCGCGGGGGCTGGCGGCCGTGCGGGGTGCGGGTCTGGTTCCGGATGCACGGGGCGTGGCCGCTGGTCCGGACGCGCGGGGTGCGGACGTCGCATCCGTCGATCTCACGGCGGAGAACCGCGGGGCCGGCGAGAACGACGACGCCCGCGCAGCCCATGACGGCGGCGGGGCCGACGAGGCCCGCGACGGCAGCGCGCTCGTGCACGAGGCGGCCTGA